The genomic stretch CCTGGTATTGATTTAGCTGTAGGAGATCCACGGATATTGCAGATCCATTGTTACTTGGGTTAGGGTAAGCTACCCAGACCGTCTTGCTGTCTACGGCATCCACTTGAATAGTTCTGGTCTTGCTGTAGCTGTATTTACCCGAAAAGTCAACCTGCTTCAGTCTGTAGAAGATATTACCACCGGTTTTTGGGAGTTCAGTATCCGTGAAGTTGTATTCAACAGGTGCTTCAGAATAGCCGCTGCCTTCCACCCGCCCCACGGTTTCCCATTGCTTTACCGAATTCACCGCGCGTTCAATCTCAAAATGCGAGTTTTCCCATTCCTTTGCAGTGGACCAGTTGAGTAGGGCAGAGCGGTCTTGGGGTAGATAGGTGGCGTTGAAGGAAAGGAATTCGACGGGAAGGATGCGGTAGGTGACTCTGATGATCACTATACCGTGGCCACCACTTCCTCCCCCGGTGGATCCTGCGCCTCCTCCTGATCCCGTATTTCGCTTACCTTCTAAGCCTTTTCCTCCTCTAATTCCATCACCTCCGATAGAAGATCCTCCTCCTCCTCCAGAAGGGATACCACCTCCGTTACCAATTCCAGGGTTTACTCCATTTCCACCACCTCCGGCAGCAAATGCTTCGCTTACACTGTTGTCTGAATAGAAAGTTGCAGGTACATCAGCTAAAATGTTAATAGTTCCTACATTGACTAACGTGCCATTTGCCCCATTTCCTCCTAAATTCCCGGATCCATCTTGACCTGAACCAAATGATCCTCCTCCGCCTCCACCTGAATTTTGATTGCCACCTCCTGAATGATTGGCTTTTCCACCGCTATTCACATAAGTGCCGGATGTTTGACCCCCAATCCCATTAATGCCGGTAGAAGAGTAAGCTCCTCCTCCACCAGAGCCACCAGTTCTTCCTAGGCCATTTAATATAGCGGTAGATCCGCCACCTCCTCCTCCTAGAGCGATCATGCCATTAAAACTTGAGATAGCACCATTTCCGCCTTGAATGAGAGTACTGTTAGCGCCTGCTCCCCCAAATCCGACAACGACTTCGTATGGATGTCCTGGAGTTAATGTGACTGCGGTGTTATAATTAATGGCGCCAGCACCACCTCCGCCAGCTGCATCTCCAAATCCACCACCACCACCACCTCCCACAACCATGATAGATGCTGTTATTAATTCTTCACCTTCAATGAGCTGAGGGAGGACGAACGTGTCTGAACATTTATAAACATAAATAATATCGATTCCTGCAGATGTAGTTATTTGTTGTGTTGTAAGACAGTCAACTGAGGGGCAGGAGCCTACTTTGGCTCCGCCAGATAAAAATTTATTATTAGCAGTATTAGGGAGTTTGTTGACATATAATGCTGAGCCTGTCCCCATATAATCGTAATTGTTTCCAGTGATTGTTCCGTCATTGAAAAAATCATCGCTCGAATTATTTGTGACTGTAATAGAGTTGCATTGGTTGCCATTAAGGGCTCCAATGATGCCATTATTTCTTATCGAACCAGCGCTTACAGATCCTGCCAAATAGAACATTTTGTTATTTTCTAACTGTCCTGCAATTGCTGCGTTACCTAAAATTATAGCTCCTTTGTCACTTTGAAATTTTGCGTTACCATTTATAGTCAAGTTTCCATTTGAAGAAAAATCTCCATTAAAATCCATTTGTCCAATGCCAGAAAAATTAATGTTTCCAGTAGAATTTATAGAGGAAGAACTATTGAGATTGACGTTGTTTGCTGTAAAATTTAAATTCCCAGTACTTGTAATAATTGCATTGACAGAACTTAATCCAATATTAAGTGTTCCATAATTCACCACAGTTGCTGAGAAGTTTCCAAGAATATTGGCAGTCCCTAAGTTGTTTAATTTGCTCCCAGTTCCAAAATTTGTATTTGATGTTGCGAAAAAAAAGCCATGGTTATTGATGGTGTTTGTATTCCCTATATTTAAAGAATTAGGATTAAAGGTGCCATAATTATTAACTGTCCATGCTCCATTCCAATTGCCGTTCCCTTTTGTTAAAGTAGAACCTTTTTCAATGCATAGCTGAGATCCATTTAGGTCAAAATTTGAAGTATAGGTCACGTTGTTTTTGAAACAGACAATTGATGAACTATTTAAACCAGTGATTAGTTGCGTAGAAGAAGTTACGTTAACAGTGCAACTTGAACAACTCTGCCCCCACACCTCTCCACACCAGAAAATCTGAAGGCAGCAAAAACTCAAGAAAACGAATAGAAATCTGGTTTTCATAGGTGAACTAGAGGGGAACATCCGGCAAAGCCAAATGAGTTTTGATTAAGTGTTTTAAGGGTGAGGCAAAGGTACTGAGATATTGCTGTAAAACGCAATACAAATACAATAAAATGTTGTTTGATTATTTTTATTGATATTTCATATGCAAGTAACTATTGTTTTAAACAAGACTAGGATTTACGGAAATGCCCAGTAAATTGGATTTGAATAAAAAAATTATGTAAATACTTTCTTCCGCTAAATAATTGGGCTGATAAAACAGAGCTTTAGTGTTATTAAAGAATTTTCAATTCCGTCATTAGCATCCAAACAATTGAAATACAGATCCTGATGCTATTTGAGATGTCTTTTGAGGTAACTTCCGCCTATCTTCTCTTTTTTAAGAGAAAAGGATTTCAAATTGCTAAAGGTGGATATTACTCAAGTCTGATTAGCACTATACAATCCCAGCATATTATCAATCAATCAAGTATCTATCTTCTGAGGATCACCTTGTGATATTCCTTCTTAATCCCCCAAGAAATTTCTAAGGTATAAACTCCCGCAGCTTTTCCTCTAAGCCATTCTGATATCTGCGTGCTCAGGGTGCTAGCTGTACTGGAAGTTATGATTCCAAATTTTCCTGAGCCGCTGATAATCCTAACAGTAATAGATTCGTCTTTATATGCGCCAGGATCTATTAGCTCTAATTTGAAAGGATCTCCTGAGGTAGGATTAGGGAAAACTCTCCAATAAAAATACCCATCAATTGGCGCCACCTGAATGGCCCTGGTTTCACTGTAAGTTGAATCCCCATCAAAGGCAAACTGCTTCAAGCGATAGAAAATATTTCCGCCGGCTAGCGGAAGTTTTATGTCCTGATAAGTATATTCCGTCGGAATCTCCGAATAGCCTGCCCCAGTCACTTGGCCGATGGTTTTCCATAATTTTACATCATTGACTGAGCGTTCAATTTCAAAATGAGAGTTTTCCCATTCTTTAGCCGTAGCCCAAGCCAAGTCTCCTGATCGTAAAGAACTATTGTACACAGCTTTAAAATAAAGGTATTCAACAGGAAGAATGCGGAAGTTTTGGTAGTATATAAAGACTCGTCCTGAGCCACCATTTCCACCCCCGGTACTTCCTGCTCCACCGCCTGAACCTGTGTTGATACCTCCAGCCAAACCAAGTCCACTATTATTTCCATTACCACCACCTCCAGATCCTCCTGAACCAGCAATGTTTGTAGTAAACCCCCCAGTTGCTGTTCCTCCTCCGCCTGCTGCAAAATTTGCGGTGAGCCCAGGAACTCCTGATATAGATCCATTTCCTCCATTTCCTCCAATTGAAACACCCAATAAGGGCGTATTGTCGCCATTACTCCCTGCTGAGCCTGCACCGCCACCTCCACCTCCCTGGGAGGTAATAACGGAACTGTTGCTATTTCCCCCTACATTAGTTGCACCTGGATTACCCGCCGTTCCTGCATTACCGTTTGAAGTACCCTGTCGAGCAGCTCCGCCTCCCGATCCTCCGGGCGAACCATTTCGGAATGAAAAGTTATTGCTACTTCCTCCTCCTCCTCCTCCAGTTGCAACAGAAGATATATTGACAGTGGTGTTCGCATAATTTTGAAAATTCCCCGATATTCCGGAAGCATTTCCATTTGTACTTCTAGTAGAATTGGTAGCACCATTTCCTCCATTCCCCACAGTGACTGTAAAATTCGTGTTTTCCGGAAATCCATACGTAGTCGGAATAGGTCGACTTGGCGGATTGGCAGGTTGCTGATTAATATTGGAGAAGGTTTGGGTAACTATGGCACCTCCGCCACCACCTCCTGCGGATGAACCAAATCCTCCACCTCCTCCGCCACCTATGGAGGTTACAGAAAATTCTTCGAGCCCTTCAGGAGCGTTCCAAACTCCCGAACAAACATATTCAATAATTGTAAAGCCATCGCTGGTTCCGAAATCTAAAAATCTTGAACATGGCGTATTAGCGGGGCAGGTATAGGAAATTATTACATGCCCTGATGCACCATTTCCTCCAATCCTGCCAGTAGAAAGTGTATTATTCCTTCTTGCGCCTCCGCCTCCGCCGCCAAAACCAGACAAAGGAGAGGAGCCATTTGAATCTCCATTAGTACCATCACCTCCCGGCCCACCGATTCCCTGAGGATTTGCCCCTGCAGTGACTATTCCTCCATTGTTGCCGGCAGCATTGCTACCTCCTGCAGATCCACCTCCACCAGATCCCAGCGTTCCTGAATTGGATGCATTGGCTCCATTTCCTCCGGCAAACGAAGTTGTTCGGTTGTCTCTTGTTCCTCCAGCTCCACCGGCCCCTCCATCCGCCCCGGCATTTCCGCCTCCGGCAAATAAAATGCTTCCCGTCTCTATGGGAAGAGCGGGATTTCGGGTAACATAAGAGATTCCACCGTTTGCTGTGGTTTGATTTCCACCAGAACCAACAAATACTCCCAAAGTCTCTCCTGGAGTAACCGCGACATTGATTCTCGAATATGCCCCACCTCCACCTCCGCCGGCTCTACCATTTGAAGTTCTATTTCCGCCTCTGCCACCACCGCCTACCATTTCAATGGTGATTTGAGTGACGCCTGCCGGGACGAAGAAAGATGAGTTAGATGAGTAGGTAGTATTACAGGGGAGACATAATGAATTGGGTCTGTTGTTTGAACGATAACAGGAATTGCCTGATGAAGAAGGTCCTCCCCAAAACCCACCCGTTTGATCACCCAAAACTACAAATTTAGCATCTCCAGAAAGATTCACCGGGTTGTTTGCAGAAATAACATGATTACCGTTTGCCTGAATGTAGCTATTGTTGCTGCCATTATAGGTGCCACCTCCTGACATAGATATGTTGCCATCTATTCTTATATCCCCATTTCCGGAATTATTGATGATGCCATTTAAAAGATTCAGATTGCCCAATACTTTGATGTCCGTATCTCCAGATAAATTCAAAATTGCACTTCCGTTCATATCTAGGTTGCCACCTACGAACAAATTAGAAGTAGCAGACATAGTGATACTGCCATTTATATGGGAAAGAGTATTTGTGACAGAAATAGTGGAAGCACCGTTAAAGAGAATAGTACCTCCTCCACCAGTGCTCAAAGTATTCGTTGTGAAGTTTCCCGTTACACTAAGCGAATGATTGGAGTTAATGGTAGTAGCTCCTCCCACTGACAGGCTTGACGTAGGATCCACGGTTAATGATGAGGATGTTCCTGTAGTATTATAATTCCCAGCCACATTGAATTGCCCTGCACTTTGGACTCTGATCGAAGTTCCGTTCTGATTTGTAAAGTTTCCGTTGACATTCAAAATTCCTCCTCCTCTGACAGTGAAGGAAAAGGCTCCTACACTGGGTTGAAATCCGGTATTTGTCACATCTAGATTTCCTGTGAAAGTCAAGTTTCCACCGGTATTCACTATTAGAGAGTCCATAAAACCTCCCCCAATAGAACTGCTGCCAGTAAAAGTAATGGGATGATTGATGATGATTTTTACTGGACAGGCGTTGCCTTGGTTGAGCGTTCTTGGTGGGGGAGGACCTCCATTTTGGTTTGGGCATCCTGTAGGATTAGTTCTTGACCAAGCAGCAGCATCATTCCAATTGGTACTATTGCCGGTTGTGGTATATACTTGGCCAAGGCAATCTACTCCAAGGAATTGGATACAGATAATTAAAAAAATCAAAAAATGCTGATTTTTCATCTGAAGGTATTTTACAACATGGTGGTGACTTCTGCTGAGTATTGTATTTTGACAGAAGGGTAATGCATTATTAGCTAATCAATTATAATGCAATAACATACGATGCTCCTTGCTAATTCAGATTGATAGTATGCGTAAAATAGGAAGGTGATTTTGAAAATGGATGTAAGGTTTTTTATTGTAAAAAATCAATTGCATAATTCTACTTTCTAAACAAAAATAATTAGCTATAAAAAGAAAGTAACAATTTCTACAATCAGATCTGTCGGAAACTTTATAAACGAATTTCTGTTTTTTTGATAGTTATGCATTGTCGAAATTGTTATGATCTGGATTCAGGATGTTATCCTATCTCCTCAATATTACTTTATGGTATTCTTTAAAAGTGCCCCAATTGATTTCCAGTGTGTAAATTCCTGCCGATTTTGTTGCCAGGGTGTTGGAAAGTTCAACACTAAGTTGATATGCAGACTTACCTTCGATTACTTCAAATTCTCCTGTCGCTGAGATAAGTCTGACAGTAATCCTTTCCTCGTTATAAGCTCCCGCATCCAACATTTCTAGGTTGATAGGGTTTCCTGTTGTTGGGTTTGGAAAGACTATCCAATATGAATAGCCGGGGAGTGGTTCAACTTTGATAGATCTGGTTTCACTATAGGTAAAGTCTCCATCAAAGTCAAACTGCTTCAAACGATAGAAAATATTTCCACCGGCTGTTGGCAACTTCCTATCGGAGTAGTTGTAAGCCACTTCCGCTTCAGAATAGCCAGATCCGGCTACCTCATCGATTTTCACCCATTCCTTAATATCATTCACCGCTCTTTCTATTTCAAACCGATCATTTTCCCATTCTTTTGCGGTAGCCCAAGTCAATGTTCCTGAACGCTGATTAGTATTATACCTCGCTCGGAAATACAAGTATTCAACAGGTAGGATGCGGAAATTAGGATAGCGGATATAGACCACCCCTTGGAATCCATTGCTTCCTCCAGTTCTTCCTGCACCTCCACCTGATCCAAAGGTGGTAGCAGGTAAGCCCACACCGGTATTATTTCCTCTACCACCTGCGTAAAATGTTGATCCTCCCACAGTGTATTGACTTCCACCCATGCCTGGTTCATTGACAGTAGCTCCAGAGGACGTGCCACCACCACCGGCGCCATAGTGAATTTCTTCTCCTGAAATAGTTCTGAATTCACCATTTCCTCCTGAACCGGCAGTCATAACTTGACCTCCGGCAGAATAGGTTCCCCCTTCTCCTACAACGGTAGTTCCTCCACCTCCAGCACCTGCTGTTCCGAAAGATTCAGCAATTGCATTTCCTCCATTATTTCCATTGGTTCCCGTGCCACCATTAGACTGATCAGAACCATAAGCTGCACCACCACCACCGGAGGCACCAGGCTCTCCTTGTCTAATTAATGAAGTCGAACTTGAGGATCCTCCGCCTCCGCCTCCTGATGCTGAGATATCCGAAAAGGTGTTACCCCCTTCGAAGTTAAAAGTAGATCCGGTAAAGAAGGAGTCCCCTCCATTTTCGCCTTGTTCTGAACTGGTAGTGGCTCCTAATCCAATCCCCCCAGGTGTCAATTCAAAGGCAGCGCCTTGCAAACCAGGAAGCCCGTTCATTGTTATTCCGATAAACTGCTGATAGACTACAGCGCCACCACCACCGCCACCTGCAGACTCACCAAAGCCACCGCCACCGCCTCCACCGACTACGAGCACTTCAAATTCGTCTAATCCATCAGGTGCTGCCCAAGTCCATGAAGAACAATCGCCCGTTACTCGGATTACAGTGTATCCTTCGGAATCGGTGTATTGGAATACATCTCCTGTACCACTACAAGGAGGAGGAGTGGTACAGTCGTAGGTAATGACAAACCTACCATTTGGACCTGTGGTGCTGACTATAGACTGAGTTAGCCGATCAGCCACCGGTTCTGTGTCTGGTACTTGCGTTGCAAAAATATCAGATCCATCAAACACTAAGAAGATCTGTTGCCCAGCACTAACAGGAATAGTTGCTGTATTTGTACCTCCATCACCAAATACCTGAATAGTCACTTCACTAACACCTGCTCCAACTGAATAGCTTGCATCTCCACCCGCTTCCAAGTATTCCGTGCTACAATTGATTCCGTATGGTGCAGTATTGTTACTCGGTACAGAGAATGGACATAGATCTGTAATTCCTTGGATGGAATTAATGGTAAGGATAGTAGTCCCTTCATTCGAATAGGGGAGAGACTGGAATGTAAACTGACCTAATGTGGTAACAGTTATAGAAATTGTTTGATCTGTAATCGCATTAGCACCACTTGTGCTGTAAATAATCTGATAGTCTCCCGGAGTGAGTTCAGGGCTATAGACGGTAAATGAGGAGACATAAGGAGGAGAAGATCCAACCGCTGGGTTGTCAACTTCGATACTTGTAATAGGGTAGGTTGGGTCGTCCACAGTGATGGTGCCTGTGGCGCTTACCGATCCGCAACCACCTGTTACAAGAATAGTATAGTTAAAGCTCCCCGCCTCAGTTGGAGTACCTGAGATCGTGATGTCCCCTGTCGCGGAATTGAAAGCTGCACTTATACCGAGGGGTAATCCATTAGCTCCTGGAATTCCTTCATTTGCGATTCCAGTGGCTCCTGTAGAGGTATGAATAATGGTAACCGGTTGTGGGACATTTAAACAAAGTATAGGATCCGAATTTGCAGGATCTACATCTATTTCAGGGAGTATGGTTATTTCAACTGGATTAGTAGGCACTGACTCACAAGTGACTCCATTGAATGCTGAAACAGTTGTTCTTCTATACTGAGTGTTAACCGTCAATCCTGCAGGAGGATCGTAGGTCGGCAGGTTTGCACCGCTGATTTCTGACCAATCGGTAAACGGACTCACAGCAATTTCCCAGATGTAATAGACTGTTCCTGCTCCGGTGCCATCGGCTGTACTAGTGAATGGAGCAGGATTTCCACCAGAACAAATCTCTTGGTCTGAAGTAATTGTGCCCGCCGTAGGTTCTGGATTGACGTTTACCTGAACCTGTGATGTTGGTGCTGATTCACAGGCCACACCATTTAATGTAGAAATAGTCACCCGTCTGAATCTGGTAGTCTCAGACAAACCTACCGGTGCATCATAGTTTGCCCCAACAGCACCGGCGACTGTAGACCAAGAAGTAAAATCTTCTACGGCACTTTCCCAACGATAAGTGATGGTTCCGTCTCCATTTCCGGCTGCGGTACTAGTAAAAGGAGCTGGATCTCTACCCATACAAACTGCTTGATCCGCTGCGATAGATCCTGGAGTTGGCACATTTTGAACGGTAACTGTAACCGGTGCTGTGGGTGGAGATTCGCAGGTTAATCCACCAAGTGTTGCAAGCGTAATTCTTCTATATTGGGTTGTTGACGATAGTACAGGAGGGCTATAAGTCGCTGCGGTTTGACCGGGGATAACAGTCCAATTTGGTGTAGTCACGTTGGTATTGGATTCCCAAAGGTAGGAAATGGTTGATCCCGATTGGCCTGTTCCATTTTGGGTGCTGCTCAAAGCGACAGGATTCTGTCCCGCACAAACAGTTTGGTCTGCGCCAATAACTCCGGCATTAGGAGTGCTACGGACTGTTATGGTTCCGG from Algoriphagus sp. NG3 encodes the following:
- a CDS encoding glycine-rich domain-containing protein; this encodes MTYTSNFDLNGSQLCIEKGSTLTKGNGNWNGAWTVNNYGTFNPNSLNIGNTNTINNHGFFFATSNTNFGTGSKLNNLGTANILGNFSATVVNYGTLNIGLSSVNAIITSTGNLNFTANNVNLNSSSSINSTGNINFSGIGQMDFNGDFSSNGNLTINGNAKFQSDKGAIILGNAAIAGQLENNKMFYLAGSVSAGSIRNNGIIGALNGNQCNSITVTNNSSDDFFNDGTITGNNYDYMGTGSALYVNKLPNTANNKFLSGGAKVGSCPSVDCLTTQQITTSAGIDIIYVYKCSDTFVLPQLIEGEELITASIMVVGGGGGGGFGDAAGGGGAGAINYNTAVTLTPGHPYEVVVGFGGAGANSTLIQGGNGAISSFNGMIALGGGGGGSTAILNGLGRTGGSGGGGAYSSTGINGIGGQTSGTYVNSGGKANHSGGGNQNSGGGGGGSFGSGQDGSGNLGGNGANGTLVNVGTINILADVPATFYSDNSVSEAFAAGGGGNGVNPGIGNGGGIPSGGGGGSSIGGDGIRGGKGLEGKRNTGSGGGAGSTGGGSGGHGIVIIRVTYRILPVEFLSFNATYLPQDRSALLNWSTAKEWENSHFEIERAVNSVKQWETVGRVEGSGYSEAPVEYNFTDTELPKTGGNIFYRLKQVDFSGKYSYSKTRTIQVDAVDSKTVWVAYPNPSNNGSAISVDLLQLNQYQDELISIRMINMLGEGESAILTSPENMSQMVSEWLLAKKAGLYILEIHWGANIQKIKLIRN
- a CDS encoding glycine-rich domain-containing protein, which translates into the protein MKNQHFLIFLIICIQFLGVDCLGQVYTTTGNSTNWNDAAAWSRTNPTGCPNQNGGPPPPRTLNQGNACPVKIIINHPITFTGSSSIGGGFMDSLIVNTGGNLTFTGNLDVTNTGFQPSVGAFSFTVRGGGILNVNGNFTNQNGTSIRVQSAGQFNVAGNYNTTGTSSSLTVDPTSSLSVGGATTINSNHSLSVTGNFTTNTLSTGGGGTILFNGASTISVTNTLSHINGSITMSATSNLFVGGNLDMNGSAILNLSGDTDIKVLGNLNLLNGIINNSGNGDIRIDGNISMSGGGTYNGSNNSYIQANGNHVISANNPVNLSGDAKFVVLGDQTGGFWGGPSSSGNSCYRSNNRPNSLCLPCNTTYSSNSSFFVPAGVTQITIEMVGGGGRGGNRTSNGRAGGGGGGAYSRINVAVTPGETLGVFVGSGGNQTTANGGISYVTRNPALPIETGSILFAGGGNAGADGGAGGAGGTRDNRTTSFAGGNGANASNSGTLGSGGGGSAGGSNAAGNNGGIVTAGANPQGIGGPGGDGTNGDSNGSSPLSGFGGGGGGARRNNTLSTGRIGGNGASGHVIISYTCPANTPCSRFLDFGTSDGFTIIEYVCSGVWNAPEGLEEFSVTSIGGGGGGGFGSSAGGGGGGAIVTQTFSNINQQPANPPSRPIPTTYGFPENTNFTVTVGNGGNGATNSTRSTNGNASGISGNFQNYANTTVNISSVATGGGGGGSSNNFSFRNGSPGGSGGGAARQGTSNGNAGTAGNPGATNVGGNSNSSVITSQGGGGGGAGSAGSNGDNTPLLGVSIGGNGGNGSISGVPGLTANFAAGGGGTATGGFTTNIAGSGGSGGGGNGNNSGLGLAGGINTGSGGGAGSTGGGNGGSGRVFIYYQNFRILPVEYLYFKAVYNSSLRSGDLAWATAKEWENSHFEIERSVNDVKLWKTIGQVTGAGYSEIPTEYTYQDIKLPLAGGNIFYRLKQFAFDGDSTYSETRAIQVAPIDGYFYWRVFPNPTSGDPFKLELIDPGAYKDESITVRIISGSGKFGIITSSTASTLSTQISEWLRGKAAGVYTLEISWGIKKEYHKVILRR